TCGTTCGAAAAAACTGAAAGATTATATCGACGGTTGATTAAAGTTCCGACATATAGAGCGATCCATAGAGAGCTATATAGCCAAAAGCCCGCAGAGCGGGGAAAGCGTTGGCTCTTTGCAAAGCAAAGATATCGGATACATTCGAAAGGTAATGCTTTACCGTTGTTTTCTCGGTAGAACATCGCAAATAGTGAATGCTCACATCCATCGTATAACCCAGTGTGTCACTCTCTATGGATCGCGACACAGGGTGGGGCCATTTGAGTTTGTCGGAAGAGCGCTGTTCTTCCGACAAACCTTCCTAAGTTCAACGATACGACTTTCTTAAACTTTCAATCAGCTCGATCGCAGCGGTTTCCTCCGCCTTTTTCGTTTTGTCCTTCCACTTAAGCAGCTTTGACAAAATCGCGGAAACCGGAACCACCATTTTACGCGCCATTTCCAGATCTACGAAAAGAATTCTAAGTCTTCTTGCAAGAACGTCCGTGACGCCTAACGCGAACTCTTCTTTCACGGCGAACAAAACCTCTTCTTCGAAATACGGAATTCCTTTTCCTAAAAGTTTCGGCTTTTTACCCAAAATCTCGAAAACTTCGGTTCCGTAGTAATTCTGGAGACGTTTGGCGAATGTGGTATCAACTTTATAGGTAGTTTCAATCTCTTGGTAGAGAGTTTCCGAATAACCGGCGGCTCCCGGATAGGAATAAAACTTCGTAGAACATTCTTCACCTTCTTCGAGATTTCCGACTTGGATCAACTTATCCACGAGATCTTCCGCCATCTTTCTATAGGTGGACCATTTCCCGCCGCCCATCGTAACAAGTCCCGAATTCGAAACGAGGATCACTTCTTCCCTGGATATATTTTTCGTATCTTGGTTTCCTTCGGGAGAAATCAAAGGACGAATTCCCACGAAGACGGATAAGATGTCTTTCTCAGAAACGGGATTCTCCAGATATTCGTTCCCGGTTTCGAGTAAAAAGGAGACCTCGTTGCCGATCGGAAGAGGTTCGTCTCCCGGATTTTCAACCGGAGTATCGGTCGTTCCTAATATAACGTGATCTTCCCAAGGGATGATAAATACGACTCTTCCGTCTTTGGTTTTCGGAATGATCATCGCGGATTCGCAAGGGATCTTTTCTTTGGAGAAGACGAGGTGAATTCCTTGGCTCGGAGAAAGAACATTGAACGTTCTCGGATCGTCTAGTTTACGGACGTGATCCACCCAGACTCCGGTCGTGTTCGCGATCACCTTCGCATGAACAGGAAAGGTTTTCCCGGTTTCCAAATCCTTGAGATTCGCCCCGGTAAGTTTACCATTCTCCTTAATGAAAGAAACGAGCTCGACACGGTTTGCGACCACGGCTCCTTCTTTTTCAGCGGATCTGGCAAGAAGCACGTTCAAACGAGCGTCGTTGAACTGAGCGTCGTAATAGGTAATTCCGCCGAAAAGTCCGTCTCGTTTGATCGCACCGAATTCGGAGATCGCTTCCGATTTGGATACAGTTTTGTGAGAAGGAAGTTTGCCTCGGGACGCAAGAATATCGTATAAGGTCAGACCGATTCCGTAATACGGACGCTCGTAAAAGCGATATGCGGGAAGAACGAACTTCAGCGGTTTTACTAGATGCGGAGCATTCTCCAGAAGTCTTTGTCTTTCCGTCAACGCTTCATGAATGAGTTTAAAATGAAACTGAGCGAGATAACGAACCCCGCCGTGAATGAGTTTGGTGGAACGGGAAGAGGTTCCGGAAGAAAAATCCTTCTTTTCGATCAATGCGGTTTTATAACCTCGTTTGGCCGCGTCGAGGGCCGCACCGGTTCCGGTCGATCCGCCTCCGATTACGAGTATGTCAAAGGATTCCTTTTGCAGTTTCGAAATTTGTTGAGTTCGGTTCTGTTTTTCCATTTTGAGAATTCTTCCTGCTTTACAGGTTTCTTTCCCCCTACAAATTTGCATTAAGTTTCACAATCCAATCCGGATTTTTCTTTCATGGACATTCAAAAACAAATCGAAATCATCCGTCGCGGCTGCGTTGATCTGATCAGCGAAGAAGAATTAAAATCCAAACTTCAAAAAAAGAAAACGCTGAAAATCAAGGCAGGCTTTGATCCGACTGCGCCCGATCTTCACCTCGGTCACTTTGTTCAGCTCAAAAAATTAAAACATTTCCAAGATTTGGGTCACGAGGTTTCATTTCTTCTCGGAGATTTCACCGCGATGATCGGAGATCCGACCGGAAAGTCAGAAACCCGAAAAAGGCTTTCCCGGGAAGAGGTTTTGGAGAACTCCAAAACGTATCAAAGTCAGGTTTTCAAGGTCCTGGATCCCGTTAAAACGAAGATCGTATATAATTCCAGTTGGTGTTCCGGGATGAATTTCGAGGACGTGTTGGTCCTGAGTTCCAAATACAACGTCGCAAGAATGTTGGAACGGGACGACTTCAGCAAACGTTATAAGGCAGGCCAACCGATCTCGATGATCGAGTTTTTGTATCCTTTGGTGCAAGGATACGATTCCGTCGCTATGGAATGCGATGTGGAACTCGGCGGAACCGATCAAAAGTTCAATCTTCTTGTCGGACGCGATTTACAAAGAGAATACGGAAAAGAAGCGCAGTGCGTTCTGACACTTCCGTTACTTGTGGGATTGGACGGAAATAAAAAGATGTCCAAGTCGCTCGGAAACTACGTGGGAATTACGGAAGCTCCGATCGATATGTTCGGAAAACTCATGTCGATCAGCGACGATCTTATGTGGAACTACTTCGAACTTTTGACCGATCTCCCGATGTCCGAAATTTCATCCCGCAAAAACGGAATGGCAAAGAAGGAACTTCATCCGAAAGAAGTGAAGACCGAACTTGCAAAACTCATCATGGATCAGTTCTCTTCTCCTTCGGAAAACGAAGCGGCAATCGAAGAATGGAAGAAGATTCACAATCCTAAATCCAGAGCGGTCCCGGATGACATCAAAGAAGTAACGTTAGGCGAAGAATTCTTTGCGGAAACCCCCGAGCCCTTGCTCGTTTGGGTGTTGAGCAAACTTGCCTTCGTTCCATCCGTTTCGGAAGGAAGAAGACTCATCAAGGCCGGCGGATTGTATCTCGCGGAAGATAAAATCACGGACGAAAAAATTTCCATCCAGAAAGGAAAGGAATACCTGGTTAGACAGGGGAAAAAGGGCAAATTTTTAAAAATTCTTTCGTAAAAATGATTTGAAGGATTCGAATTTCCCGATTTCAATCGAACCTTTATGTTAAGCGAGGAAGAATCTTCAGAACTTTCACGGACGATTTCCGAGATCAAAAAAAGCGGAATCGAATCCGAAGTCATCGAACGAAAATTTCGTACGTTGCGGATTCTTTTCTCCTTGGGATTTTTTACGTTCCTCGGTGCAGTCTCGATTCTTACCCTAACGCATCGAATCTTCCGATTGGAAGCGACCGTTGAAAAACAAACGGTTCATATCACGAATCTCGAAGAAACCCTGACTTCTCTCCGGCTCGAAGAACAACAGCAAGAGGAAGAATTGCTCAAATTCAAATCCGATCTCTACGACGCGGTTCCGGACGGAGATTTATCTGATCAAGTTTCCGAGAACAAGGCTTCGCTCGAAGCGCTTCCCGGTTCGGATATCGGTAAAAATATCAACCGGGGAGACACTCGGTTTAAGGAAATCGCACTTACATTCGATTTAGGAACCGGAGAAGATCTCAAACTCATCTACGAATATCTTTCCCGTTTTCCGATCAAGATCACTCTCTTCGTTTCCAACGAGAACCCGGCGTTAAAAAACGGTTCTTTTTTCAGCAATACGAATCTCTATTATCTCAAGAAACTTTCGGAACTCGGAAATCGGGTCGTGTTCGGAAATCATACCTGGAGTCATTATAATATTCCCAGAAGTTTATATGAACCTTCTTTACGAAAACGAGCGCTCTTGAGTTACGTTTCGGACGAAATCCCGGACACGAATTTTCTGCAGCAGGAAATGAGAATGGTAGAGGAGAAGTTCGAATCCGTAACCGGAAAACAACTTACGAAATATTATAGATTGCCGTATGGCGGTTTCGATCCTCTGGTGATTCGGACCTTCGGAAAATTGGGATATTCCCACCATATCTTTTGGAGCAACAACTCGGTGGGCTCCCTGGATATTCCGGATTTCGTGTATAAGAAATTCATTTATAAGAAAGATCCCCAGACCGGAAAAACGAGAATTATGCCGAATCCGAACTACAAAACCAGAGCGGAAGCTTTGGACTTTTTGTATCGTTGGGAAGAGGCGGACAAAAACGGGATGAACGGGGCGATTATTTTGATGCATTTGGGATCTCCGAGACAATCGGAAAAGCTGATCTACATTCTTCCTGATTTTATTCAGGAAATGCTTTCTAAAGGCTACAGCTTTGTGACCATCCCGGAGATCATCAACACGCAGCAGGATTAATCGATCAAAATTTTGTTAGAGTTCCGACAAGGATCGAAAAGATAAGCTGACAAGATCTAGGTTTTCTGTTAAAGAAAAAATCTCAAATTCTTCCCGCAAAGCCCACCTCCACCACCCAATGAGGGCGGGGGCCTTTTCGAATATATTGTGGGGACTTACGACGAAGTCAAAGACTCCACTTTAGCTTTTGACCAACTGGTATGTCTTTGTGGGAACTCTTACAATAACCTCGGATCAATCAGAATCCGTCCAACTTCACTTGAATCTCTTTAAAGAAAGGATCCCAAACGTTTTCCTTACACCACTGAGCGTTCAGTTCCGTTTGCTCTACCTGATTCTGCCAGAGTCTGTATTTTATTGTTTTTACGGTCGTATTCGTCTTATCACCCGTAATCTGAAAGTAATATTTATGCGAGGCTTGAATGTCATGGCCAGTGGCGGATAAATTGCTGCTATACTGGTTTCCATACTGAGTTCCACTGATTAAGGTCATATTGAAGAAAGGAACTTTTTCGGTAACGATGATTCCCTTATCCTTTTCCACCTTTTCAACAGGAATCTTCAACTCATTCAAAGCGGCAAGGGTTGCTTTGAAAGTTTTCTCTTTTGAATAAGGGAAAGACTTCGTTAAGTTTTGGTTATAAAGATTTTCGTCGATCTTAGTTGCCGTTACACAGTTTGCAAACAACACCAACGAAGTGAATAAGAATACAATTCTTTTCAAGTGAAACTCCTAAAATAAAAATCAATTACTAAGGAGAAAACAAAGTGATAAGAGTCAAGAAAAAGAATTAGAAAGAGACATTTTGGAACACGGAGAACAAAGAAATGAAAAGAAGAAATAAAATCAAATGAATGAAGAATGAAAATTTCGACAAATTTAGAAAAGAGAATCAGCAACCATTTGGTCCCCAAATCTCTTTTCTAAATTGCAAGAGGATTCTTACTTAGTTCTACTCCACAACAAACGTTGGAATCTCGCCTGAACGTTATGCACCGTCTTGTATAAAACGGGAACGGCGACTAACGTGAGAAACGATGAAAACGCAAGTCCCCAACCGAACGCAAGCGCCATAGGAACCAAGAAAGGATCTCGTCCGCCGATTCCATACGCGGTCGGCAAAAGACCCAACACCGTCGTAACCGTCGTCAGTACGACCGGTCTGAGTCGTAATAGTCCTGTTTCGATCAAAATCGAATCGATGTCTTCGTTCGGTTTTTCGAGTTTGAGTTGGTTCGCAAAGTCCACGAGAACGATGGAATCGTTCACCACGACTCCCGCAAGACCTACGATTCCTAAGAATGCAAGAAAACCGAAGTATTCTCCATGTAAAACGAAAGCGAGAATCACACCGATCAATGAGAATGGAATCGAACTTACCACAATGACGGGCTGGATCAAAGAGCGGAAGAGGGAAGCGAGAATCATAAAGATGATGATGAACGCCACGAGAAAGGCCCTTCCCAAACTCGCAAGGGATTCTTCCGTGTCTTTATTTTCTCCGCCGAAACGCATCCGATAACCCGGATATTTATCCATAATTCCCTTGGAAAGTTTCGCAATTTCCGCGTTGGCTCTTCTCGTGTCTGTTTTGGTTTCATCCAAGTTCGCGGTCACGGTAAGAAGTCGTTTTCCATCCAAGTGATTGATGTTCGCAAATCCGGGTTCGCGAACGTAGGTTATCAATCTCGACACGGGAATCAGTTTCCCGAGTTGGTTGGCTACAAAGATATTGTTCAACGATCCGATGGACTTTCTTACGTCTTCTGGAAAACGAACCTTTACTTCTACTTCCTCGTCCGAACGTTTGATCTTGGTTGCGACGGTTCCTTGAAACGCTGTGTTGATCGCCTGTGCGACTTTGAAAACGGAAACTCCTGCGGTCGACGCAAGGGATTCACTGACCTTAATTCGAATCTCGTCCTTTCCTTCGTTAAAGTCGTCTCCGATATCGGTAACACCGGGAACCTTTGCCATCACGGACTTATATTCTTCACCGATCCGGATCAAAGTATCATACTCGTCTCCGCGAATCTCGATCGCGACCGGTTTTCCAACGGGAGGTCCGCCGGAAATCTTTTCAAAATCCAGAGCGAGCAGTTGTCCTTTAAACCGCGAGAATTCCGCTGGGAAAGCGGACAAATTGAAGGGTTTGTATTCTTCCTTTTTCTTTTCCGCTTCCTTTTTGCGGGTTTCTTCGAGAATCTTTACGGACTTTTCGTTCAAAAGCCAGATCGTCTTTTCTCGAACTTCGGATATGATTTCGTCGGTGGCCCTCTTTCTATTTTCTTCCGGCGTTAAATAAACGAGAACCTGAGCGTAATGTTTTCCGCGTTTGGTAAACGGATCGTTCGGATCTTTTTGAATGATTCCGACCCGAGTCACGTAATTCTCCACTTCTTCTTTCGAAACTTTTGCGAGTTCGTTTTCGAGAACGTGCGTAAATCGTTCCGTTTCCTGCAGAGACATTCCGGTTTGTCCGGTCAATTTGATCTGAAAGACATCCACGGAACCCGGAAAGAGTTTGAATCTTCCCGCGACCGCAAACAAAGCAAAACTTCCGATCAACATTGCGAAGAGATAGATAAAAATCTGAAGTCTGTGCCGCAGCGCGAACTTCAACAAAGGAAGATAATAGTTCACCTTGAGTTTGTAGAACCATCCGCTTTCCTCTTTGATTTCCCCCGAATGAAACTTATGTTTGTTGATATCGTATAAGTGGGAAGGGAGAATGAAGAACGCTTCCGATAAAGAGGCGAGTAACGCGATGATGACGACCAACGGAATGCTGTAGATGAACTTTCCGAAGATCCCGGTCATAAATAGCATCGGCGCGAAAGCGGCAACGGTCGTCGTCACGGTAGCCGTTACGGGATCGATGACTTCCGAGGTTCCTTTCAAGGCGGCCTCGTAGGCGGGCATTCCTTCTTCCATGTAACGATATACGTTCTCACAGATAATGATCGCGTCGTCGACCAAGATCCCCACGACGATGATCAAACCGAACATCGAGATCAGGTTCAAGGTCAATCCGAGATAATTCATGATGACGAAGGTCGCACCGAAGGAAACCGGAATTCCCAGCGCAGTCATCAATGCGACTCTCCAACCTAAGAATAAAAACAGGGAAGCAGTCACTAAAATCAAACCGCCCACCGCGTTGGACAAAAGAACGCCGAGCCTTCTTCGAATGTATTTGGAAAGGTCGTTTACGAACGCATATTCGAATTCTCCCTGAGAATTCTTTTTAAATTCGTCGATTACCTTTTTGGCTTCGTCCACGACGAGAATCGCGTCCGCTTTTTCCCGTTTGATGACGGTCAACGCGATCGTTTTTCTTCCGTTGACCTTATCGAGATATTCCGCTTCCTTTAAACCTTCGGTCACGGTCGCCACGTTGTCGATTCGGATCGAATTTCCGATCTCGTTCGAACGAATATGAACCCCTCCGATTTCCCGGGGAGAATCGAATTCTCCGATGGTTCTTAATATGACTTCTTTTTGATTTCCCGCGATGTTTCCGCCGGGAAAGTTAATATTACGATTTTTTAATGCAAAGATGACGTCCTGACTCGTGAGATAATGCGAAAACATCGCAGCTGGATTGATATCCACCTGCATCTCGGTTTCTCTCCAGCCCCGTTTGGAAATTCGAGCGACTCCTGGAATATCCTCCAGAGCCTGTTCCACGATCTTCGCCTGGGCCTTGAGACGTTTTTCGGCTTCCAAACTCATATCGTTGGAAGCGAGGCTGATGTCGATTTCGATGACGGGTTGTCTCGACGTTGTGATTTCCGTAACGAGAGGATCTTCCGCTTCTTCCGGGAGATCTTCCACTCGATCGATCGCGGACTTAATGTCGTCGACGACTTTCTGCGTATCCTTGGAATCCGGGTCCAATGTGATTACGATCCCGGAACGATTCTCAATCGATGCGGAACGGAATTCTTTGATTCCATCCACTTCCTTGATCGCTTCTTCCAGAGGTTTTGTAACCAGCTTTTCGATCTCGGAGGGAGAAGCCCCGGGAAACACCGTTACCACGCTTACGATATCGAAGTTGATGTTCGGGAAGGCTTCCCGATTCATTTTCACCGCGGTAAAACCTCCGATGAGAATGATCAAAAAGGTGAGAAGATTTACGAAGATACTCTTAGAAAGAAAGTATTCGACCAGTGATTTCATAGTTTTTGTTTTTTTAATCTAGAATGTTTGCGTTCGAGTCGAGAGTGTCGTTGAAGCCGAACAGTTTCGTATCCTTCAATCGATCCACGTAGAGAACTCCTAATAAATGATCGCATTCGTGTTGATAGACGACCGCTTTGTAACCGTCGATGACCTCGTCGAAACGGTTTCCTTTTTCGTCCATCCACTGCATGCGGATCTTATTGGGTCTTTCCACGTAACCCCTCATTCCCGGAACGGAAAGACATCCTTCCCAAAAACCGGAACTATCCTTGGTAAGAGGCGTGATCGTCGGATTTAAGATGACTCGTTCGGGAACGTCCGGCGTTCCCGGATAACGCTCGTTATCCTCCGAGCCAACGACTACGATCTGCTTGAGA
The window above is part of the Leptospira yasudae genome. Proteins encoded here:
- a CDS encoding glycerol-3-phosphate dehydrogenase/oxidase; the protein is MQICRGKETCKAGRILKMEKQNRTQQISKLQKESFDILVIGGGSTGTGAALDAAKRGYKTALIEKKDFSSGTSSRSTKLIHGGVRYLAQFHFKLIHEALTERQRLLENAPHLVKPLKFVLPAYRFYERPYYGIGLTLYDILASRGKLPSHKTVSKSEAISEFGAIKRDGLFGGITYYDAQFNDARLNVLLARSAEKEGAVVANRVELVSFIKENGKLTGANLKDLETGKTFPVHAKVIANTTGVWVDHVRKLDDPRTFNVLSPSQGIHLVFSKEKIPCESAMIIPKTKDGRVVFIIPWEDHVILGTTDTPVENPGDEPLPIGNEVSFLLETGNEYLENPVSEKDILSVFVGIRPLISPEGNQDTKNISREEVILVSNSGLVTMGGGKWSTYRKMAEDLVDKLIQVGNLEEGEECSTKFYSYPGAAGYSETLYQEIETTYKVDTTFAKRLQNYYGTEVFEILGKKPKLLGKGIPYFEEEVLFAVKEEFALGVTDVLARRLRILFVDLEMARKMVVPVSAILSKLLKWKDKTKKAEETAAIELIESLRKSYR
- the tyrS gene encoding tyrosine--tRNA ligase, which produces MDIQKQIEIIRRGCVDLISEEELKSKLQKKKTLKIKAGFDPTAPDLHLGHFVQLKKLKHFQDLGHEVSFLLGDFTAMIGDPTGKSETRKRLSREEVLENSKTYQSQVFKVLDPVKTKIVYNSSWCSGMNFEDVLVLSSKYNVARMLERDDFSKRYKAGQPISMIEFLYPLVQGYDSVAMECDVELGGTDQKFNLLVGRDLQREYGKEAQCVLTLPLLVGLDGNKKMSKSLGNYVGITEAPIDMFGKLMSISDDLMWNYFELLTDLPMSEISSRKNGMAKKELHPKEVKTELAKLIMDQFSSPSENEAAIEEWKKIHNPKSRAVPDDIKEVTLGEEFFAETPEPLLVWVLSKLAFVPSVSEGRRLIKAGGLYLAEDKITDEKISIQKGKEYLVRQGKKGKFLKILS
- a CDS encoding polysaccharide deacetylase family protein → MLSEEESSELSRTISEIKKSGIESEVIERKFRTLRILFSLGFFTFLGAVSILTLTHRIFRLEATVEKQTVHITNLEETLTSLRLEEQQQEEELLKFKSDLYDAVPDGDLSDQVSENKASLEALPGSDIGKNINRGDTRFKEIALTFDLGTGEDLKLIYEYLSRFPIKITLFVSNENPALKNGSFFSNTNLYYLKKLSELGNRVVFGNHTWSHYNIPRSLYEPSLRKRALLSYVSDEIPDTNFLQQEMRMVEEKFESVTGKQLTKYYRLPYGGFDPLVIRTFGKLGYSHHIFWSNNSVGSLDIPDFVYKKFIYKKDPQTGKTRIMPNPNYKTRAEALDFLYRWEEADKNGMNGAIILMHLGSPRQSEKLIYILPDFIQEMLSKGYSFVTIPEIINTQQD
- a CDS encoding efflux RND transporter permease subunit, with the translated sequence MKSLVEYFLSKSIFVNLLTFLIILIGGFTAVKMNREAFPNINFDIVSVVTVFPGASPSEIEKLVTKPLEEAIKEVDGIKEFRSASIENRSGIVITLDPDSKDTQKVVDDIKSAIDRVEDLPEEAEDPLVTEITTSRQPVIEIDISLASNDMSLEAEKRLKAQAKIVEQALEDIPGVARISKRGWRETEMQVDINPAAMFSHYLTSQDVIFALKNRNINFPGGNIAGNQKEVILRTIGEFDSPREIGGVHIRSNEIGNSIRIDNVATVTEGLKEAEYLDKVNGRKTIALTVIKREKADAILVVDEAKKVIDEFKKNSQGEFEYAFVNDLSKYIRRRLGVLLSNAVGGLILVTASLFLFLGWRVALMTALGIPVSFGATFVIMNYLGLTLNLISMFGLIIVVGILVDDAIIICENVYRYMEEGMPAYEAALKGTSEVIDPVTATVTTTVAAFAPMLFMTGIFGKFIYSIPLVVIIALLASLSEAFFILPSHLYDINKHKFHSGEIKEESGWFYKLKVNYYLPLLKFALRHRLQIFIYLFAMLIGSFALFAVAGRFKLFPGSVDVFQIKLTGQTGMSLQETERFTHVLENELAKVSKEEVENYVTRVGIIQKDPNDPFTKRGKHYAQVLVYLTPEENRKRATDEIISEVREKTIWLLNEKSVKILEETRKKEAEKKKEEYKPFNLSAFPAEFSRFKGQLLALDFEKISGGPPVGKPVAIEIRGDEYDTLIRIGEEYKSVMAKVPGVTDIGDDFNEGKDEIRIKVSESLASTAGVSVFKVAQAINTAFQGTVATKIKRSDEEVEVKVRFPEDVRKSIGSLNNIFVANQLGKLIPVSRLITYVREPGFANINHLDGKRLLTVTANLDETKTDTRRANAEIAKLSKGIMDKYPGYRMRFGGENKDTEESLASLGRAFLVAFIIIFMILASLFRSLIQPVIVVSSIPFSLIGVILAFVLHGEYFGFLAFLGIVGLAGVVVNDSIVLVDFANQLKLEKPNEDIDSILIETGLLRLRPVVLTTVTTVLGLLPTAYGIGGRDPFLVPMALAFGWGLAFSSFLTLVAVPVLYKTVHNVQARFQRLLWSRTK
- the def gene encoding peptide deformylase; translation: MSVRKILRMGDPILRQVSEPVTEDEIQTKEFKKLLRDMFDTMRHAEGVGLAAPQIGILKQIVVVGSEDNERYPGTPDVPERVILNPTITPLTKDSSGFWEGCLSVPGMRGYVERPNKIRMQWMDEKGNRFDEVIDGYKAVVYQHECDHLLGVLYVDRLKDTKLFGFNDTLDSNANILD